The nucleotide sequence TCCACGCCGCTGCCGGCACGCGCCGACGGCGCCCCGCTCAGCCGCCTGCACCCCGGCGCGCCCCACGCCTACGTGAAGCTCTGGAAACACCACGCCGCCGAGCCCTGGGCGCAGCGCCTCAACGCCCGTGGCGGCGATTTCCTGCGCTATACGGGCGGCATGACCTCCTGCGAGTGGCTGCCGGCCAAGGCCGGCCAGCTGGCCTCTGAGGCGCCTGCGCTGTGGGCGGAGACCGAGCGCTTCATCGAGGCCGGCGACTGGATGGTCTGGCAGCTCACGGGGCGCGAGGTCCGCAGCAGCTGCCAGGCCGGCTACAAGGCCCACCATGTCACCGGCGAGGGCTATCCCGAGGCGCTGGAGGCGGAGGCGCCGGGGCTGCGCGCACGTCTCGCCGAGCCGCGGCCCATCGGCACCGCGGCGGGTGCGCTCGGCGGCGACTGGCTACGGGAGACGGGACTGCCCGGAGAGCCGGTGGTGGCGGTGGCGACGGTGGACGCTCACGCCGTGGTGCCGGCGGTGGGCGTGGCGCGGCCCGGCGCGCTGGTCGCCTCCCTTGGCACCTCCGCCTGCCACCTGATGGTGGACCCGCACTGCCATTGCATCCCCGGCGTGGCCGGCGTGGTCCGGGACGGCATCCTGCCGGGATACTGGGGCTACGAGTGCGGCCAGGCCGGCTTCGGCGACCTGCTCGCCTGGTTCGTCGCCGCTTTCGCGCCGGACGAGCCGCGCGAGCAGGCCTTCGCGCGCTTCCGGGAGGCCGCGGCCGCGCTCGCCCCCGGGGAGAGCGGCGTGCTGGCCCTGGACTGGTGGCATGGCTGCCGTACCCCGCTGATGAACCCCGGGCTCTCCGGGCTGTTCGTCGGCATGACCCTGGAGACCTCGCCGGCGGCGCTCTACCGTGCCCTGCTGGAGAGCCTCTGCCTCGGCACCCGCCGGGTGATCGACACTCTCACCGGCGGCGGGCTGGCCGTGAACGCACTGCTGCTCACCAGTGGTCTCGCGGAACGCAATCCCCTGCTGGTGCGCCTGATGGCGGACATCACCGGCCGCTCCGTGCAGGTGCCGGAGGTCACCGAGGCCACCGCTCGCGGAGCCGCCATCCACGCCCTCGCCGCCAGCGGCGCGGTGGCCGGCTTCGACGAGGCCGTGGCGCGCCTCGGCGCCCGCAGCGCCCGCAGCCACGAGCCCGATCCCGCAGCGGTGGCTGTCTACGACGAGCTCTACGCGCTGTACGGGGAGCTCGCCGGGCAGTTCGGCGATGGCCGGCTGATGGCTCGCCTGCGCGCCCTGCAGCCGCAGCGGCAGCCGGCCGGTGGCGGGCCGCCCGCGCCCTCCCCCGAAGGCTGCTGAAGCGGTTGCAGACCATGCCCGACTCCGACCTCTACCTCGGCATCGATCTCGGCACCTCGGCACTCAAGGCGGTGCTCACCGACCCGACGGGCGCGGTACGCGCCGAGGCCGAGGCGGGCTATGCCGTGTCCCGGCCCCGGCCGCTGTGGTCCGAGCAGCAGCCGGAGGACTGGTGGCAGGCCTGCCGGCACGCGCTCGCGCAACTGGCGGCGAACGGCGCGCCGCTGGACCGGGTGGCCGCCGTCGGCGTCGCCGGGCAGATGCACGGCGCCGTGCTGCTCGATGACCGCGCGGCCGTGCTGCGTCCGGCGATTCTCTGGAACGACGGCCGCAGCGCCCGGGAGTGCGGGGAGCTGGAGCGGCGGGTGCCGGATCTGCGCCGGCGCACGGGCAATCTCTGCATGCCGGGGTTCACGGCGCCGAAGCTGCTCTGGGTGGCCCGCCACGAGCCCGGGCTGGCCGCCCGCGTGGCCCGCGTGCTGCTGCCCAAGGACTATCTCGTCCACCGTCTCACCGGCCGCTTCAGCACGGACCCCTCGGATGCCGCCGGCACCCTGTGGCTGGATCCGGCGCGACGCGACTGGGACGACACCCTGCTTGCCGCCTGCGGGCTCACCCGCGCGCACATGCCCTCGCTGCACGAGGGCTGCGCCGTGGTGGGTCCGGTGCAGCCGGCGGCCGCGGCCACCCTGGGGCTGCCCGAGGTGCCGGTGGTGGCCGGTGCCGGGGACAACGCCGGCGGGGCGGTGGGTGCAGGCGTGGTGCAGCCGGGGCAGGGACTGCTCTCCCTCGGCACCTCGGGGGTGATCTTCGTCGCCTCCGACCGCCACCACCCGCTGCCGGAGCGCACCGTGCACGCCTTCTGCCACTGCCTCCCGCGGCGCTGGCACCAGATGACGGTCACCCTGTCCGCCGCGGAGTGCCTGCGCTGGCTCGCGCAGGTGACGGGCAGCGCCCCGGGCGAGCTCATCGCCCGGCTGGAGGCCTCGGGGCGCCGCGAAACGGGGGTGCTGTTCCTGCCCTATCTCTCCGGCGAGCGCACGCCCCACAACGACCCCGACGCCGTCGGTCTCTTTCACGGCCTGCGCGCCGATACCGACAGCACCGACCTAACCCTGGCCGTGCTCGAAGGCGTGGCCTTCGCCTTTGCCGACGGCTTCGAGGCGCTGCAGGCGGCGGGCAGCGCCCCGGAGCGGCTCGCCATCATCGGCGGCGGAGCCCGCTCGCCGCTGTGGCGCCAGCTCTGCGCCGACACCCTGGGCGTGCCCCTGGAGTACCGCGAGAGCGGCGCCGTCGGCCCGGCCTGCGGCGCGGCCCGCCTGGCGCGTCTGGGCGCGCGGGGCGGCGACGTCGAGGCGGCGATCCGCGAGGACTGCCTGCAGCCGCCGCTGCAGGCGACTGCGGAACCGGACGGCTCGCGCCGGGACTACCTGGCGGCGCGGCTCGATCGATACCGGCGCCTCTACCGGCTCACCCGTCCCCTGCACGCGGCGGACTGACCACGGCGACCCAGCCCGCTGCAGCGGCTGCAGCTGCCGGTAGGCATGCGCATGGACCCCACCCCTGCCCCGAGGCCTCGGCAGGGCGCGCGGTGCGCCCGGCGTCCCGCCTGGTGTAGGCTCCGGGACCGGGCCGCGCAGCCCGTGCCGGCCGGCCCGGGCGAGAGCGGCTGGCCGCAACCGGGGAGGGAGATCGAGATGGCCGAGTTCGGCGCCCATGCCTTCATCTGGGAGAGCGACTGGAACCCGGCGAGCGCGCGGCGGGTGATCGCCGGGGCGGCCGCCGCGGGGCTCGATTTCGTGGAGATCCCGCTGCTGCGGCCGGAGTCGATGGACACGGCGGGCACCCGGCGGCTGCTCGCCGAGCACCGGCTCGGGGTGCGCTGCTCGCTCGGGCTGCCGCCGGCGGCGAGCCTGCCGGCGCACCCGCAGGCGGCGGAGGCGTTCCTGTGCCGGGCACTGGACGTGACCCGGGCGCTCGGCGGCCCGGTGCTGACCGGCGTGATCTACGGCACCCTGGGGCAGCTTCCCGGGCACCCGCCGCGACCGGGAGACCTGGATATCGTCGCCCAAACCCTGCGCCGGGTGGCCGCGTACGCGGCCGACCAGGGCCTCGCCCTCGGCATCGAGCCGGTGAACCGTTACGAAACCCACCTGGTTAACCTGACGGACCAGGCCTTGGAGCTGCTGGACGCCATTGGCGCGGACAACGTCTTCCTGCACCTCGACACCTACCACATGAACGTGGAGGAGAAAGGCTTCCGTGGACCCGTCGAGGCGGCCGGGAAGCGCCTGCGCTACATCCACCTCTCGGAGAGCGACCGGGGCACGCCGGGCACCGGCAACGTGCACTGGGACGAGGTCTTCGACGGCCTTGCCGCCATCGGCTACCGCGGCGACCTGGTGATGGAGTCCTTCGCCGCGGTGAACGAGGACATTGCCCGCGCCACCTGCATCTGGCGCCAGGTCGCGCCCGACCCGGACACGCTGGTGCGCGAGGGCCTCGCCTTCCTGCGCGGGAAGGCCACCGCCCGCGGCCTCATCCCGTAGCTCGCGCAGACACCTGGCCCGTATATCTCACCGATTCACGGCTGCGGGCGCGGATCCAGCTCGCGCAGCAGCGGGGCGAGTGTCCCGTAGATGCGCTGGTGGACGCCACGCAGGCGGGCGTAGGCGGAGGCCGCGTCCGGAGCGGGGGTGAAGACATCCCCCCCGCGCGGGGCCATGGCTGCGGCGGCGGTCTCCAGGTCCGGGTGCAGACCCGCACCCACGGCGGCGCACACCGCCGCGCCGAGCGCCGCCGCCTCCAGGCCCGGCTGGCGGCGCACCGGCAGGTCGAGGGCGTCGGCGTGCACCCGGCACCAGAGATCGCTCGCCGCCGGGCCGCCGATGGCGACGGCCTCCCGCGGCGCGAGTCCCGCCTCGTCGCGCAGGGCGGCCAGGAAGCCGGCCTGCTCCAGGGCGACGCCTTCCACCACCGCCCGGTACAGGCTCGCGCGGTCGTCGGCGTCGCTGAGGCCAAGCACCGCGCCCCGGGCAGCGTCGTCCCAGTGCGGGTTCATCACCCCCTCCCAGTAGGGCAGCAGGAGCACCCCGTGGCCGCCGGGGGGCAGCGCGGCGGCCTCCGCCTCGAGCGCCGCCAGGGCCTCGCGGTCGCGCACCGGATCGAGGCCGGCGACGCGCTTGAGCAGCCAGTCCGATAGCAGCGCGCCGCTGCGCAGGCTGCTCTCCAGGTAGTAGCCGCGCCCGGCGCCGGCGGTCAGCGTTCGCCACCGGGGCGAAACCTCGGGCGTGCGGCTCCAGGCCCCGGCGACCACGGCGGTACCGAGGTTGAGGTAGAGGCGGCCGTTGTCGAGGGCAGCAACGCCGAGCCCGGCGCACTGGCCGTCGCCGCCGCCGGCCACCAGTGGCGTGCCGGCCGGCAGGCCGGTGGCCGCCGCGGCCTCGGCGTGCAGCGCGCCGATGGGCTCGCCAGGGGCAAGCACCTCCGGCAGCTGCGCCGGCTGCACGTTCACCAGCCGGCAGATCGCCTCCGACCAGGCGAGGGTGCGGAGATCGAGCAGGCCGAGCGGGTCCGCGCCGCTCCAGCTGGTGGCCCGGCGGCCCGTAAGGCGCTCCGCAAGCCAGGCCTGGACGTCGCAGAAGCCAGCCGCGGCGCGGAATGCCTGCGGGCGCTCGGCGGCCAGCCAGGCGATCTTGTAGAGCGCGGGCCCGTAGTTGGGGGTCTTGCCGCTGAGCGCGCGCAGGTGCTCGGCAGGGAGATCCCGGTGCAGGCCTTCCACCCAGGGCGCGCCGCGGCGGTCGAGCCAGAGCAGCGCCGGGTGCAGGGCCCGCCCGGCGGCGTCCACGGGGACGAAGGTCTCGCGCTGATGGGCAATGGCCAGAGCCGCCGGTGGCCCCGGCAGCCGCGGCGCAAGCGCGCGCAGCGTGCCCGCGAGCGCCCGCCACCAGTCCTCCGGATCCTGCTCGTAGCGGTGCGGGCCGGGGCGCGCCAGCGGCAGCGCCGCGCGCGCCTCGCCCAGGGGCCGGCCCGCGGCGTCCCAGGCGCAGGCCTTGACCGCCGTGGTGCTGACATCGACGCCGATGAGCGGCGCAGCGGTCATCGGCGCGCCTCAGGCGGCGGCGTCGAGGCGCGGGCAGGCCTGCTCGTCACCGCGGAAGAGATGGCAGCGGTGCGCCGGCACGCCCACCTCGACCTGATCCCCCGGGCGCACCGGCGTGTCCCCGGAGGCCTTGACCTCGAGCATGGCCTCACCGGCGAGGCGCACGTGCAGGAGCGTTTCCCCGCCCAGGTGCTCCACCACCACCGCCTCGCCGCGCAGGCGCAGGTCGCTCGGCGCCTCGGCGCCCGGCTCCACCAGGTGTTCCGGGCGCACGCCGAGCACCAGCCGCTCGCCGTCGAGCGCACCGCCGTCCACCGCGAGCGCCAGCCGCTCGCCGCCCGGCAGGCGCACCTGCGGGCGGCCGTCGCCGTCGAGGCCGTCCAGCGCGACGTCCAGAAAGTTCATCCTGGGTGAGCCGATGAATCCGGCCACGAACCGGTTGGCCGGCTCGCGGTAGAGCGCGAGCGGGCTGCCGATCTGCTCCACGCGGCCGTCACGCAGCACCACGATGCGGTCGGCCATGGTCATGGCCTCGGTCTGGTCGTGGGTGACGTAGATCATGGTCGCGTGCAGGCGCTGGTGCAGGCGGATGATCTCCAGGCG is from Spiribacter halobius and encodes:
- a CDS encoding ribulokinase, with the translated sequence MAGSSYVIGIDFGTGSARAVLVDAADGRLAGHAQAAYPHGVMTGTLPGGEALPPDWALQDADDYLAVTRELLTSLGERARADRAEVLAVGLDFTASTPLPARADGAPLSRLHPGAPHAYVKLWKHHAAEPWAQRLNARGGDFLRYTGGMTSCEWLPAKAGQLASEAPALWAETERFIEAGDWMVWQLTGREVRSSCQAGYKAHHVTGEGYPEALEAEAPGLRARLAEPRPIGTAAGALGGDWLRETGLPGEPVVAVATVDAHAVVPAVGVARPGALVASLGTSACHLMVDPHCHCIPGVAGVVRDGILPGYWGYECGQAGFGDLLAWFVAAFAPDEPREQAFARFREAAAALAPGESGVLALDWWHGCRTPLMNPGLSGLFVGMTLETSPAALYRALLESLCLGTRRVIDTLTGGGLAVNALLLTSGLAERNPLLVRLMADITGRSVQVPEVTEATARGAAIHALAASGAVAGFDEAVARLGARSARSHEPDPAAVAVYDELYALYGELAGQFGDGRLMARLRALQPQRQPAGGGPPAPSPEGC
- the xylB gene encoding xylulokinase produces the protein MPDSDLYLGIDLGTSALKAVLTDPTGAVRAEAEAGYAVSRPRPLWSEQQPEDWWQACRHALAQLAANGAPLDRVAAVGVAGQMHGAVLLDDRAAVLRPAILWNDGRSARECGELERRVPDLRRRTGNLCMPGFTAPKLLWVARHEPGLAARVARVLLPKDYLVHRLTGRFSTDPSDAAGTLWLDPARRDWDDTLLAACGLTRAHMPSLHEGCAVVGPVQPAAAATLGLPEVPVVAGAGDNAGGAVGAGVVQPGQGLLSLGTSGVIFVASDRHHPLPERTVHAFCHCLPRRWHQMTVTLSAAECLRWLAQVTGSAPGELIARLEASGRRETGVLFLPYLSGERTPHNDPDAVGLFHGLRADTDSTDLTLAVLEGVAFAFADGFEALQAAGSAPERLAIIGGGARSPLWRQLCADTLGVPLEYRESGAVGPACGAARLARLGARGGDVEAAIREDCLQPPLQATAEPDGSRRDYLAARLDRYRRLYRLTRPLHAAD
- a CDS encoding sugar phosphate isomerase/epimerase family protein; translation: MAEFGAHAFIWESDWNPASARRVIAGAAAAGLDFVEIPLLRPESMDTAGTRRLLAEHRLGVRCSLGLPPAASLPAHPQAAEAFLCRALDVTRALGGPVLTGVIYGTLGQLPGHPPRPGDLDIVAQTLRRVAAYAADQGLALGIEPVNRYETHLVNLTDQALELLDAIGADNVFLHLDTYHMNVEEKGFRGPVEAAGKRLRYIHLSESDRGTPGTGNVHWDEVFDGLAAIGYRGDLVMESFAAVNEDIARATCIWRQVAPDPDTLVREGLAFLRGKATARGLIP
- a CDS encoding xylulokinase, encoding MTAAPLIGVDVSTTAVKACAWDAAGRPLGEARAALPLARPGPHRYEQDPEDWWRALAGTLRALAPRLPGPPAALAIAHQRETFVPVDAAGRALHPALLWLDRRGAPWVEGLHRDLPAEHLRALSGKTPNYGPALYKIAWLAAERPQAFRAAAGFCDVQAWLAERLTGRRATSWSGADPLGLLDLRTLAWSEAICRLVNVQPAQLPEVLAPGEPIGALHAEAAAATGLPAGTPLVAGGGDGQCAGLGVAALDNGRLYLNLGTAVVAGAWSRTPEVSPRWRTLTAGAGRGYYLESSLRSGALLSDWLLKRVAGLDPVRDREALAALEAEAAALPPGGHGVLLLPYWEGVMNPHWDDAARGAVLGLSDADDRASLYRAVVEGVALEQAGFLAALRDEAGLAPREAVAIGGPAASDLWCRVHADALDLPVRRQPGLEAAALGAAVCAAVGAGLHPDLETAAAAMAPRGGDVFTPAPDAASAYARLRGVHQRIYGTLAPLLRELDPRPQP
- a CDS encoding ABC transporter ATP-binding protein, whose amino-acid sequence is MTAVTLSRIDKHYGDVHVLRDISIDVEEREFMVFVGPSGCGKSTLLRSIAGLEPVQSGRIVIGGEDVTDVDPAERGVAMVFQSYALFPHMTVFENIAFGLRMARRPEEEIRRRVQEAAAILQIEPLLERKPRALSGGQRQRVAVGRAIVRDPKVFLFDEPLSNLDAALRVQMRLEIIRLHQRLHATMIYVTHDQTEAMTMADRIVVLRDGRVEQIGSPLALYREPANRFVAGFIGSPRMNFLDVALDGLDGDGRPQVRLPGGERLALAVDGGALDGERLVLGVRPEHLVEPGAEAPSDLRLRGEAVVVEHLGGETLLHVRLAGEAMLEVKASGDTPVRPGDQVEVGVPAHRCHLFRGDEQACPRLDAAA